From the genome of Dehalococcoidia bacterium, one region includes:
- a CDS encoding TatD family hydrolase codes for MEQALTETPHVKYPLIDGHSHIDQFESQVIDQIIERATEVNVGLIISAGTTMESCRRVIQLAENYPIIRGGIGLHPADLIDWISEKEIAELKQLASHPKILEWSETGLDYMPGSPPHDLQKDAFRKQIRMAKEFGLPLVIHSREADEDSLKILIEEKVDEIGGAWHYFQGNLYLAEKIIKMGFKLSLAKPLLRDLDLQKTVEQLPLSEIVIETDSYPQLFKKNPIRRTEPWHLPQVAEKIADLHRIDIDVVAKETTQNYLAMLKNRIQLED; via the coding sequence ATGGAACAGGCACTTACTGAAACCCCTCATGTTAAATATCCCTTAATAGATGGTCATTCGCACATCGATCAATTTGAATCTCAGGTAATTGATCAAATTATCGAACGTGCAACGGAAGTCAACGTAGGATTGATTATTTCGGCAGGAACAACAATGGAATCATGCAGAAGAGTGATTCAATTGGCAGAAAATTACCCTATTATCCGAGGGGGTATTGGCCTACACCCAGCTGATCTCATCGACTGGATTTCTGAAAAAGAAATAGCAGAATTGAAGCAATTGGCAAGTCATCCCAAGATACTAGAATGGAGCGAAACTGGGCTAGACTATATGCCTGGTTCCCCACCTCATGATCTCCAAAAGGATGCATTCCGAAAACAAATTCGAATGGCTAAAGAATTTGGGCTTCCATTAGTCATACATTCGCGAGAAGCCGACGAAGATTCATTGAAAATCTTAATTGAAGAAAAAGTCGATGAGATTGGAGGCGCTTGGCATTACTTTCAAGGTAATTTGTATTTAGCAGAGAAAATAATAAAAATGGGCTTCAAATTATCTTTAGCCAAGCCATTGCTTAGAGATCTAGATTTACAAAAAACTGTCGAACAGTTGCCATTATCCGAAATTGTTATTGAAACCGATTCTTATCCTCAGCTCTTCAAAAAAAACCCGATACGAAGGACCGAGCCTTGGCATCTGCCACAAGTTGCCGAAAAAATTGCAGACCTTCACCGTATAGACATCGACGTGGTAGCAAAAGAAACCACCCAAAATTACCTTGCAATGTTAAAAAATCGCATACAGCTAGAGGATTAA